In Haloarcula salinisoli, one genomic interval encodes:
- the kdgK1 gene encoding bifunctional 2-dehydro-3-deoxygluconokinase/2-dehydro-3-deoxygalactonokinase: MADLVTFGETMLRFSPPDEERLEIADQYDVDVAGAESNVAVAAQRLGLEATWLSKLPDSPIGRKVAGELRSHGVSVDVVWDDSPERRQGTYYLEQGRPPRGSEVIYDRAHASVTTATADDLPTEALEGADCFHTTGITPALSATLATTTAELLERAGSSGALTSFDVNFRSNLWTPTEAKEVLTELFPAIDILVVAERDARVVLDADGDAEAIARKLDDEYGFEVVLVTRGSDGALALSEGEAFTQPTYEAPDAYPVGTGDSFVGGFLSQYLQGEPVQKALSWGAATAALKRSIPGDMATIAVQEVREVIGGTTESLSR; the protein is encoded by the coding sequence ATGGCTGACCTGGTTACGTTCGGCGAGACGATGCTCCGGTTCTCACCGCCTGACGAGGAGCGTCTCGAAATCGCCGACCAGTACGACGTCGACGTGGCGGGTGCCGAGTCCAACGTGGCTGTCGCAGCCCAGCGCCTCGGGCTCGAGGCGACCTGGCTCTCGAAACTCCCGGACTCACCTATCGGCCGGAAGGTCGCCGGCGAACTCCGGAGCCACGGCGTCTCTGTCGACGTCGTCTGGGACGACTCGCCCGAGCGTCGACAGGGGACGTACTACCTGGAGCAGGGGCGACCGCCCCGTGGGAGCGAAGTAATATATGACCGCGCGCACGCGAGCGTCACCACTGCGACGGCCGACGACCTCCCGACGGAGGCACTGGAGGGAGCGGACTGTTTCCACACGACGGGTATCACCCCCGCGCTGTCGGCGACGCTGGCGACGACGACCGCCGAGTTACTCGAACGGGCGGGGTCGTCCGGGGCGCTGACGAGCTTCGACGTCAACTTCCGCTCGAACCTCTGGACGCCAACCGAGGCGAAGGAAGTGCTTACCGAACTGTTCCCGGCTATCGATATCCTGGTGGTCGCCGAGCGCGACGCCCGCGTCGTCCTCGACGCGGACGGCGACGCGGAGGCTATCGCCAGAAAGCTCGACGACGAGTACGGGTTCGAAGTCGTCCTCGTCACCCGTGGCAGCGATGGCGCCCTCGCGCTCTCGGAGGGGGAGGCGTTCACGCAGCCGACCTACGAGGCGCCGGACGCCTATCCTGTCGGGACCGGCGATTCCTTCGTCGGGGGCTTTCTCTCGCAGTATCTTCAGGGCGAGCCGGTCCAGAAGGCGCTTTCCTGGGGTGCCGCGACCGCTGCGTTGAAACGGTCCATCCCCGGTGATATGGCGACCATCGCTGTGCAGGAGGTCCGCGAGGTCATCGGTGGGACGACGGAGTCGCTGTCCCGGTAG
- a CDS encoding Gfo/Idh/MocA family protein: MTEQLAAGVVGVGSMGRHHARVYNEIQGVELVGIADADEEAAAQVASTYGSTVYDLETLLGTVDLVSIAVPTRYHYEVASRAIDAGVSVLVEKPFVTDAAKGRELIDRAEAAGVTLQVGHIERFNPVVDVLEDVLANVEPIAASARRLGPPVSRDVKDDVVMDLMIHDIDIACSLFGDEVAGVTAIGACDGDYTDAQIEFDGGTLCSLTASRVTQERIRDLSVTARECHVNVDFMDQSVRIYRHSDPSYHTENGDVRYSQESIIERPAVDSDEPLKRELRSFVDCVRNGSTPRTTGSDGLYAMLLADEISSIADSRTLALEEVSVGDRSTI, from the coding sequence ATGACCGAACAACTGGCTGCTGGGGTCGTCGGCGTCGGCAGCATGGGCCGACACCACGCTCGCGTCTACAACGAGATACAGGGGGTCGAACTCGTGGGTATCGCCGACGCAGACGAGGAGGCCGCCGCGCAGGTCGCCTCGACCTACGGTAGCACGGTCTACGACCTGGAAACCCTCCTGGGAACGGTCGACCTCGTCTCTATCGCCGTCCCAACTCGATACCACTACGAGGTGGCCTCGAGAGCCATCGACGCCGGCGTCTCAGTACTGGTGGAGAAACCGTTCGTGACCGACGCCGCGAAGGGCCGCGAACTCATCGACCGGGCCGAGGCCGCCGGCGTGACCCTGCAGGTGGGTCACATCGAGCGGTTCAACCCAGTCGTCGACGTGCTTGAGGACGTTCTCGCGAACGTCGAACCCATCGCGGCGTCGGCCCGCCGACTCGGGCCGCCAGTCTCGCGGGACGTGAAAGACGACGTCGTGATGGACCTGATGATACACGATATCGATATCGCCTGTTCGCTGTTCGGCGACGAGGTGGCCGGCGTCACCGCCATCGGCGCCTGCGACGGCGACTACACCGACGCCCAGATAGAGTTCGACGGCGGGACCCTTTGCTCGCTGACGGCCAGCCGCGTCACACAGGAACGCATCAGGGACCTCTCCGTGACCGCCCGCGAGTGCCACGTCAACGTCGATTTCATGGACCAGTCTGTGCGAATCTATCGCCACTCGGACCCGTCCTATCACACGGAGAACGGCGACGTGCGCTACAGCCAGGAGAGCATCATCGAGCGTCCCGCCGTGGACAGTGACGAACCGCTCAAGCGGGAACTGCGTTCCTTCGTCGACTGTGTGCGCAACGGTTCGACCCCGCGGACCACCGGGAGCGACGGGCTCTACGCCATGTTGCTCGCCGACGAAATTAGTTCGATAGCGGACTCGCGGACTCTCGCCCTGGAGGAGGTGAGCGTCGGTGACCGCAGCACAATCTGA
- a CDS encoding ATP-grasp domain-containing protein — translation MAAQSTSDDAIVVVSNQAPASLNIVRSLGRRGVRTIAAANREGTPAIASRYCDESVRLPDPFEDIVAYRDALLELAERPAVRTIAPVREPDVYVLSKYRDEFAEHVSTLWPDAETLAQAHDRVALVDAAETAGVAAPDTELLTDVEDWSGRRIVKARYGFLADRYVEDLGPENAIEAGTTEYIEPDERPDVDALVDQMGHVPIVQEYVDGTEYTIRALYDEGEPVVSTQKALRRGMKYPRGPSVYHEAVDIPELERAGLAILDELDWHGPASVGFIRDSETGTFKLLEINPRFWASLPCDIHAGVDYPHYYWQLANGATGPFDPAYRPGTASHFLRGELVHLHSVLTEEYAFVPRPSVGETVSGMAGSLLEQPNFDVFSLDDPRPFLRDTLNTVLGL, via the coding sequence ATGGCCGCACAATCTACTTCGGATGACGCCATCGTCGTCGTCTCCAACCAGGCGCCGGCGTCGCTGAATATCGTTCGGTCGCTGGGCCGTCGCGGCGTCCGGACTATCGCCGCTGCCAACCGCGAGGGGACGCCCGCAATCGCCTCGCGGTACTGCGACGAGTCGGTTCGGTTACCGGACCCGTTCGAGGACATCGTCGCCTATCGGGACGCACTGCTGGAGCTGGCCGAGCGGCCCGCCGTCAGGACTATCGCGCCCGTCCGCGAACCCGACGTCTACGTCCTCTCGAAGTACCGCGACGAGTTCGCCGAGCACGTCTCGACGCTGTGGCCCGACGCGGAGACGCTGGCACAGGCCCACGACCGGGTCGCACTCGTCGACGCGGCCGAGACGGCCGGCGTCGCCGCTCCGGATACCGAGCTCCTGACCGACGTCGAGGACTGGAGCGGCCGCCGCATCGTGAAGGCCCGGTACGGCTTCCTGGCCGACCGGTACGTCGAGGACCTCGGCCCCGAGAACGCCATCGAAGCGGGCACGACCGAGTATATCGAACCCGACGAGAGACCGGACGTCGACGCGCTCGTCGACCAGATGGGCCACGTCCCAATCGTCCAGGAGTACGTCGATGGGACGGAGTACACTATCCGCGCGCTGTACGACGAGGGCGAGCCGGTGGTCTCGACACAGAAGGCCCTGCGGCGCGGGATGAAATACCCGCGGGGCCCCAGCGTCTACCACGAGGCCGTCGACATCCCGGAACTGGAGCGGGCCGGGCTCGCCATCCTCGACGAACTCGACTGGCACGGTCCCGCCTCCGTCGGGTTCATCCGGGACAGCGAGACGGGGACGTTCAAACTGCTGGAGATAAACCCCCGCTTCTGGGCGTCGCTGCCCTGTGATATCCACGCCGGGGTCGACTACCCGCACTACTACTGGCAGCTCGCCAACGGGGCGACGGGACCGTTCGACCCCGCCTATCGCCCGGGGACAGCGTCGCATTTCCTTCGTGGTGAACTGGTCCACCTCCACAGCGTGCTCACAGAGGAGTACGCCTTCGTCCCCCGCCCGTCGGTCGGCGAGACCGTCAGCGGGATGGCGGGGTCCTTGCTCGAACAGCCCAACTTCGACGTCTTCAGTCTGGACGACCCGCGCCCGTTCCTCCGGGACACACTGAACACCGTCCTCGGGCTGTAA
- a CDS encoding DegT/DnrJ/EryC1/StrS family aminotransferase has protein sequence MTEQVPFTDVYVDDDIVDRATEVLETRRYVKGPRVEALEAQFADTCDTDHAVGVSSGTAALYLAMKAAGIGEGDTVLVPGHTFFATVSPVVELGAEPVFVDVDPETYTIDETDLAKKAAAHDDAAAVAPVHLYGQPAAMGPITTIADQYDLDVFEDSCQAHGATYRGDPVGGLGTAGCFSFYPSKNMTVAGDGGMLVTDDADLASTARELRNHGRDEDGNHVRLGLNHRMDEVSAAVGLEQLSHLADWNADRAAAADRYHERLADLDEVVLPTERDNATHVYHLFVVQVPEREALRTHLDEQGIDTGIHYDPPVHLTPAMGEYLAEVPSLPETERLCDRIVSLPMHPRITDDEIDRVADEVRRFYR, from the coding sequence ATGACCGAACAGGTCCCGTTTACAGACGTCTACGTCGACGACGACATCGTCGACCGGGCGACGGAGGTGCTGGAGACGCGGCGATACGTCAAAGGGCCCCGCGTCGAAGCGCTGGAAGCACAGTTCGCCGACACCTGCGACACCGACCACGCCGTCGGCGTCAGCAGCGGCACAGCGGCGCTGTACCTCGCAATGAAGGCGGCAGGTATCGGGGAGGGCGATACGGTACTCGTCCCCGGACACACGTTCTTTGCGACGGTCAGCCCGGTCGTCGAACTCGGAGCGGAGCCGGTGTTCGTCGACGTCGACCCGGAGACGTACACCATCGACGAGACGGACCTCGCGAAGAAGGCCGCGGCCCACGACGACGCGGCCGCCGTCGCGCCGGTCCACCTCTATGGCCAACCTGCAGCGATGGGGCCGATTACGACCATCGCCGACCAGTACGACCTCGACGTGTTCGAGGACAGCTGTCAGGCCCACGGCGCCACCTACCGGGGCGACCCGGTCGGCGGGCTCGGCACCGCCGGCTGTTTCAGCTTCTACCCGTCGAAGAACATGACCGTCGCCGGCGACGGGGGGATGCTCGTCACCGACGACGCCGACCTCGCGAGCACGGCGAGAGAACTCCGCAACCACGGCCGTGACGAGGACGGGAACCACGTGCGACTCGGCTTGAACCACCGGATGGACGAGGTGAGCGCGGCCGTCGGGCTCGAACAGCTCTCACATCTGGCCGACTGGAACGCCGACCGCGCCGCGGCCGCCGACCGCTATCACGAGCGGCTGGCCGACCTCGATGAAGTGGTGTTGCCGACGGAGCGCGACAACGCGACCCACGTCTACCACCTCTTCGTCGTCCAGGTCCCCGAGCGCGAGGCCCTCCGTACACACCTCGACGAGCAGGGTATCGACACGGGCATCCACTACGACCCGCCCGTCCATCTCACCCCGGCAATGGGCGAGTACCTGGCGGAGGTTCCCTCGCTGCCGGAGACCGAGCGACTCTGTGACCGCATCGTCTCCCTGCCGATGCACCCGCGCATCACCGACGACGAAATCGACCGCGTCGCGGACGAAGTCCGGAGGTTCTACCGATGA
- a CDS encoding nucleotide sugar dehydrogenase, whose amino-acid sequence MTAAQSEAAVYAGDRAGTALQSAFATGEIPVAVYGLGKMGLPLAAVLADVTGNVVGVDIDESVVEAVAAGESPVDGEPGLSELVAETSADGSLSATTASGQAAADARVHVVIVPTLIEGTEPDLSMLLAAVDAIGSGLDAGDLVIIESTVPPGTTRDVVTPRLVERSGLDPAEFGVAFCPERTASGRAIQDIRGAYPKVVGGVDDESERVAGLLYDELTTNEVIPAGDATTAECVKVFEGIYRDVNIALANELAKVAEPLDVDVTRAIEVANTQPFCEIHDPGPGVGGHCIPLYPHFLTATVEMDLPLVETSRGVNDEMPSFVTDATVDLLEDNGVAIEDARVLVLGVAYRAGVDETRKSPTRPVVAELDERGADVWAADPAVDVPAVPDLPASACSMADLEATADRYDAVVVMTDHDAYADLDFAAFGDAVVVDARDTLGALPLTTYTVGAGRS is encoded by the coding sequence GTGACCGCAGCACAATCTGAGGCGGCGGTGTACGCCGGTGACCGCGCCGGCACGGCGCTCCAGTCGGCCTTCGCCACCGGGGAGATTCCGGTCGCCGTCTACGGCCTGGGGAAGATGGGGTTGCCCCTGGCCGCGGTTCTGGCCGACGTCACCGGCAACGTCGTCGGCGTCGACATCGACGAGTCGGTGGTCGAGGCCGTCGCAGCCGGCGAGAGTCCGGTCGACGGCGAGCCGGGGCTGTCGGAACTGGTCGCTGAGACGAGTGCCGACGGCTCCCTGTCGGCGACGACGGCGTCTGGACAGGCGGCCGCGGATGCGAGAGTCCACGTCGTCATCGTCCCGACGCTCATCGAGGGGACGGAGCCGGACCTCTCGATGCTGCTGGCTGCCGTCGACGCCATCGGTTCGGGGCTCGACGCGGGCGACCTGGTGATAATCGAATCGACGGTCCCGCCCGGCACGACCCGGGACGTCGTCACGCCCCGACTGGTCGAGCGAAGCGGGCTCGACCCCGCCGAGTTCGGCGTCGCGTTCTGTCCCGAGCGGACCGCGAGCGGCCGGGCAATCCAGGACATACGGGGCGCTTACCCGAAGGTGGTCGGCGGTGTGGACGACGAGAGCGAGCGTGTCGCCGGCCTGCTGTACGACGAGCTGACGACCAACGAGGTCATCCCTGCGGGGGACGCCACAACCGCGGAGTGTGTGAAGGTTTTCGAGGGCATCTACCGCGACGTCAACATCGCGCTGGCGAACGAGCTCGCGAAGGTCGCCGAACCACTCGACGTCGACGTGACCCGGGCCATCGAAGTCGCCAACACCCAGCCGTTCTGTGAGATTCACGACCCCGGACCCGGCGTCGGGGGCCACTGTATCCCGCTGTATCCACATTTCCTCACGGCCACGGTCGAGATGGACCTCCCGCTCGTCGAGACGAGCCGCGGCGTCAACGACGAGATGCCGTCGTTCGTCACCGACGCCACCGTCGACCTGCTCGAAGACAACGGTGTCGCTATCGAGGACGCCAGGGTGCTGGTGCTGGGCGTCGCCTACCGCGCCGGTGTCGACGAGACACGCAAATCGCCCACGCGGCCCGTCGTCGCCGAACTCGACGAACGCGGAGCGGACGTCTGGGCAGCCGACCCAGCCGTCGACGTGCCGGCCGTCCCCGACTTGCCGGCCAGCGCTTGCTCGATGGCCGACCTGGAAGCGACTGCCGACCGGTACGACGCCGTGGTCGTGATGACCGACCACGACGCGTACGCCGACCTCGATTTCGCCGCCTTCGGCGATGCAGTCGTGGTGGATGCACGGGACACACTCGGGGCGCTCCCGCTAACGACCTACACCGTCGGTGCCGGCCGGTCGTAA
- a CDS encoding phosphopantetheine adenylyltransferase encodes MSARIAILGGTFTPVHNGHRALLHSAFQTASHDGEGDGHVIVGLTAESLARETRSDPSHAELLGSFPERREALSDALERISGAYPATWDIVKITDTFGPAATREDADALVVAPEGKAQQRARELNDERLQRGYHPLEIHTSPFVVAEDGLRISSTRIRNGEIDAQGRLLGDGD; translated from the coding sequence ATGTCAGCACGTATCGCTATCCTTGGCGGCACGTTCACCCCGGTGCACAATGGACACCGCGCGCTTCTCCATAGTGCGTTTCAGACCGCGAGTCACGACGGTGAGGGGGACGGGCACGTCATCGTCGGTCTCACGGCCGAGTCGCTGGCACGGGAGACGCGCAGTGACCCCTCACACGCCGAGCTCCTCGGGTCGTTCCCCGAGCGCCGGGAGGCGCTTTCGGACGCGTTAGAACGTATCAGCGGCGCCTACCCGGCGACGTGGGACATAGTGAAGATAACGGACACGTTCGGCCCCGCCGCGACTCGCGAGGACGCCGACGCGCTCGTCGTCGCGCCGGAAGGCAAGGCCCAACAGCGGGCCCGCGAACTCAACGACGAGCGACTGCAGCGGGGCTATCACCCGCTCGAAATACACACCTCCCCGTTCGTCGTCGCCGAAGACGGGCTGCGGATAAGCAGCACGCGCATCCGGAACGGCGAGATCGACGCCCAGGGACGGTTGCTCGGCGACGGCGACTGA
- a CDS encoding DegT/DnrJ/EryC1/StrS aminotransferase family protein produces the protein MTETQLHEPTISIASPAVGREELHRVAEVLGSGRLSGGEAVEAFGSEFATYCDVSHGVPTTNGTTALHAALAALDIGPGDTVVTTPFSFIATANAIRHVGARPVFADINPETYNLDPDRVAAVADAEGIDAVLAVHLYGCPAPIDELQAIADRHDAVLVEDCAQAHGATYRGDPVGSFGDAGCFSFYPTKNMTTGEGGMVVTDDDDVAERCRSFIDHGRGPDGSHERVGHNFRMPDLCAAIGRVQLSKLDDFVAARREHAAQFDDAIADAPIQRPVEPDGCRHAYHQYTVRCDDRTALSAHLEEYGVGSAVYYPRAIHEEPAYDGVTVELPVAERAAEEVLSIPVHPELSTEDVRQITHALTEFST, from the coding sequence GTGACTGAGACGCAGTTACACGAGCCGACCATATCGATAGCCTCGCCGGCTGTCGGCCGGGAGGAACTCCACAGGGTAGCCGAGGTGCTCGGTTCCGGTCGGCTCAGCGGCGGCGAGGCGGTCGAGGCATTCGGCTCTGAGTTTGCCACCTACTGTGACGTCTCCCACGGCGTCCCGACGACGAACGGGACGACCGCCCTGCACGCGGCGCTGGCCGCGCTCGACATCGGGCCCGGAGACACCGTGGTAACGACGCCTTTTTCGTTTATCGCGACGGCGAACGCGATCAGACACGTCGGCGCACGACCGGTGTTTGCGGACATCAACCCCGAGACGTACAATCTCGACCCCGACCGCGTCGCCGCCGTCGCGGACGCCGAGGGCATCGACGCGGTACTGGCCGTCCACCTCTATGGTTGTCCCGCGCCAATCGACGAGTTACAGGCAATCGCGGACCGACACGACGCCGTCCTCGTCGAAGATTGCGCACAGGCTCACGGCGCGACCTACCGGGGCGACCCGGTCGGCAGCTTCGGCGACGCCGGCTGTTTCAGCTTCTACCCCACGAAGAACATGACCACCGGCGAGGGCGGCATGGTCGTCACCGACGACGACGACGTGGCCGAACGCTGTCGCAGCTTCATCGACCACGGCCGGGGGCCGGACGGGAGCCACGAGCGCGTCGGACACAACTTCCGTATGCCGGACCTCTGTGCGGCCATCGGGCGCGTCCAGCTCTCGAAGCTCGACGACTTCGTGGCGGCCCGCCGGGAGCACGCCGCCCAGTTCGACGACGCCATCGCGGACGCACCGATACAGCGGCCAGTCGAACCCGACGGCTGTCGCCACGCGTACCACCAGTACACGGTCCGCTGTGACGACCGGACGGCGCTTTCCGCTCATCTGGAGGAGTACGGCGTCGGTTCGGCGGTGTACTATCCACGGGCGATTCACGAGGAGCCGGCCTACGACGGCGTCACGGTCGAGTTACCGGTCGCCGAACGGGCCGCCGAGGAGGTCCTCTCGATTCCGGTCCACCCCGAGCTGTCCACCGAGGACGTCCGGCAGATAACGCACGCGCTCACGGAGTTTTCGACATGA
- a CDS encoding DUF7344 domain-containing protein, whose translation MSTQDQTARTTTDQPTGTDNQDEVPDSTAPQEDGVTEAEQEPEPLSLDLVFEILKNSRRREVIHYLREHESDERVSLGELAEHVAAIENDTTTDQLTSSQRKRVYVGLYQCHLPKMDDMGVVDFNQDRGHVALAPQADSLTEYLDRPAEDDSVQWHQYYGAISGVGVAIVALSLGVGLGSGLMMGLLGLVVATFAFCSACHWVTEARDDD comes from the coding sequence ATGAGTACCCAGGACCAAACCGCACGTACCACTACTGACCAACCGACGGGAACCGATAACCAAGATGAAGTGCCAGACAGCACGGCACCCCAGGAGGATGGGGTCACCGAGGCGGAGCAAGAGCCGGAGCCGCTCTCGCTCGACCTCGTGTTCGAGATACTGAAAAACAGTCGCCGGCGCGAGGTCATCCACTATCTCAGAGAGCACGAGTCCGACGAGCGTGTCTCGCTCGGCGAGCTGGCCGAACACGTCGCTGCCATCGAGAACGACACGACGACGGACCAGCTCACGTCCAGTCAACGAAAACGGGTCTACGTCGGGCTCTACCAGTGTCACCTCCCGAAGATGGACGACATGGGCGTCGTCGACTTCAACCAGGACCGCGGACACGTCGCCCTGGCTCCGCAAGCGGACTCTCTGACCGAGTATCTCGACCGACCAGCCGAAGACGATAGCGTCCAGTGGCACCAGTACTACGGCGCTATCTCAGGAGTCGGCGTCGCCATCGTCGCGCTCTCGCTCGGTGTCGGCCTCGGTTCGGGCCTCATGATGGGACTGCTCGGACTCGTCGTCGCGACGTTCGCGTTCTGCTCGGCGTGTCACTGGGTCACAGAAGCACGCGACGACGACTGA
- a CDS encoding tyrosine-type recombinase/integrase — protein sequence MSSDTATPEPDEDPIGYFLDDVTYHGKSERTRAFYERVLREFQTYLSEGSHPTAVAAASHRDCMAYVHGLRGDHSESTVATYASYLHRFFAYMTQVGTFESNPMALVMEEMDESINTDPTRREISVAEMRAFVGTIGHPLERAVVLTLLKTGIRAGELCNLDLRDCNLSEPGPRPEVPVRAALDGREDSLYVASEPSRGAVTNGEERSASNKRKRDTTVPIDDELARTLRRWLAIRPDVRSDAEALFVSTSGDWGQRLTPDMVHHLVERHARDHGWYRDGGGTEENVTPHYFRHFFTTHLRDRTGDRGVVKYLRGDVAQDVIDTYTHEWGSRVRESYEANIYSLV from the coding sequence ATGAGCTCAGACACCGCGACACCCGAACCAGACGAGGACCCCATCGGCTACTTCCTCGACGACGTGACCTACCACGGGAAAAGCGAGCGCACTCGGGCCTTCTACGAGCGCGTGCTCCGGGAATTCCAGACGTATCTGAGCGAGGGCAGCCATCCCACGGCGGTCGCTGCTGCCTCCCACAGGGACTGCATGGCATACGTCCACGGGCTCAGAGGCGACCACAGCGAGAGCACCGTCGCGACGTACGCCTCCTATCTCCACCGGTTTTTCGCCTACATGACGCAAGTGGGCACCTTCGAATCGAACCCGATGGCGCTGGTGATGGAGGAGATGGACGAGTCCATCAACACCGACCCGACCCGACGCGAGATCAGTGTCGCGGAGATGCGTGCGTTCGTCGGGACTATCGGTCATCCCCTGGAGCGAGCCGTCGTCCTCACGCTGTTGAAAACCGGGATTCGCGCCGGTGAGCTGTGTAATCTCGACCTCCGAGACTGCAATCTGTCCGAACCGGGACCCCGTCCCGAGGTGCCCGTGCGCGCCGCCCTCGACGGGCGCGAAGACTCCCTGTACGTCGCGAGCGAGCCGAGTCGCGGTGCGGTGACCAACGGCGAGGAGCGGTCGGCGTCGAACAAGCGCAAACGCGACACGACGGTGCCTATCGACGACGAGCTCGCCCGCACACTGCGGCGCTGGCTAGCGATTCGGCCGGACGTTCGCTCAGACGCCGAGGCCCTGTTCGTCTCGACGAGCGGTGACTGGGGCCAGCGGCTCACACCCGACATGGTGCACCACCTCGTCGAACGACACGCCCGCGACCACGGCTGGTACCGCGACGGCGGCGGAACCGAAGAGAACGTTACACCGCACTATTTCCGGCACTTCTTCACGACCCATCTCCGGGACAGAACCGGAGATCGCGGGGTCGTCAAGTACCTGCGGGGCGACGTGGCCCAGGACGTCATCGACACTTACACCCACGAGTGGGGGAGCCGCGTTCGGGAGAGTTACGAGGCAAACATCTACTCGCTGGTGTAA
- a CDS encoding ArsR/SmtB family transcription factor, with translation MSEPDPWDDISYVISSRYRIATLRRLSDGPATPSLIADETDLSIAHVSRALQELRDADLVTLLVSENRRKGRVYGITDEGLEVWETIEAENML, from the coding sequence ATGAGCGAGCCCGACCCGTGGGACGACATCAGTTACGTCATCAGCTCCCGCTATCGCATCGCGACGCTGCGTCGGCTCTCAGACGGGCCGGCGACGCCGTCGCTCATCGCGGACGAGACCGACCTCAGTATCGCCCACGTCTCGCGGGCCCTCCAGGAGCTTCGCGACGCCGACCTCGTGACCCTGCTCGTCTCCGAGAACCGGCGCAAAGGACGGGTCTACGGTATCACTGACGAGGGCCTCGAGGTATGGGAGACCATCGAGGCCGAGAATATGCTGTAA
- a CDS encoding DUF5805 domain-containing protein → MAADGEERTSVRTYVPEYQKENWQSHADELDMSQSEFVRTMVQAGRSGFELPESDTGESSASAEETEPRSPGANPRGNGLKDRVVEALADGDHCDWDDLVAALTDDIEQRLDETLQELQSEGRVRYSGRHGGYVLDE, encoded by the coding sequence ATGGCAGCCGATGGCGAGGAGCGCACCTCAGTGAGGACCTACGTTCCGGAATACCAGAAGGAGAACTGGCAGTCCCACGCCGACGAGCTCGACATGAGCCAGAGCGAGTTCGTCCGGACGATGGTGCAGGCAGGTCGAAGCGGATTCGAACTGCCGGAGTCCGACACCGGCGAGAGTTCGGCGAGCGCCGAAGAAACGGAACCCCGTTCTCCGGGCGCCAACCCCAGGGGTAACGGCCTGAAAGACCGGGTCGTCGAGGCCCTCGCTGACGGCGACCACTGCGACTGGGACGACCTGGTCGCAGCGCTGACCGACGACATCGAACAGCGACTCGACGAGACATTGCAGGAGCTCCAGTCGGAAGGCCGGGTCAGATACAGCGGCCGCCACGGGGGGTACGTGCTGGACGAATGA